A window of Lysobacter sp. TY2-98 genomic DNA:
TCGTTGACTTTCGCGCCGACGGTAGGTCGTCCTTCTCCGAGACCAGCACGCCTGCATCCGTCGCGGAGAAAGTGCTTCCTTTAGCGTTGCTGGCCACTTGGACCCAACCGACACGCATCAGCCTCACAATCATCTCGATGACGACACGCCGCGGCAAATCACTCTCAGCCACAAGCTCAGAGACGGTGCTCGGACGGGCTACCAAACTTTGCAGCAACAGGTGCTCGATTGCGCTCCACGGGCGTCCTTTCAGGATGTGGAAACGCCTCTTGCCGCGAAGGAGCGGCAGCGCGACTCGAATTTCAGCCATGTCGCGATGCCTCCACCTCTTCGAATTTGACTGTCGCAATCGACCTGTTCGAGACCCCCTCGTCTAGTGCTTGAATAAAAGTACGAAGAAATTCGTAGCGATCTGCGGCCGCACCACTCATCTGCTCAGTAACGCTTCGAATAAAATCGATGCTCCCGACGAGAATGAGTTGGTGCTTGGCGCGGCTCAGCAAGACATTCATGCGCCTAGCGTCGGTAAGAAATCCAAGAGCCTTTGATGGCTTGGTGTAGGGATTGTTTCTTACGAGGGAAACAACGACGACGTCTGCTTCACTGCCTTGGAAGGAATCTACCGTTCCGCAAAACGTCGTCGCGTCGTTCGCTTTTCGAAACGCCTCTAGGTGCGGGAATCGCTCGTCGCTGCGAGCGATGCTGCGACGCAATGCTTCAACCTGCCGCGCGTAAGGCGAGAGAACTGCTAACGAAGGACTAGTTCCCGGCACGGCGCGCAATTGTTCCAGTACCCATTCGACAGCTTGGACCTCGCGCTTATTGCTCCACGGCGGCAAGCTTTCGCCTTCGCTCTGCCCCTGTTCGCTCTGGACGTCTGGAATCGTAACCAGCGTAATCGGAGTACCCGGCAGCTTGCTTCCGGGCTTCCTTGTGACGGGCGCGGCCTCGCTGACAAATCGCGCCGCGCGGTTCTCGTCGGTGTGAAGTGCGTCGTCGTAGAAGACGCGCGAAATCACCGAGGCGATCTGAGGATGCATCCGATGTTGAAGCGTAAGGCTTCTGGCAATACGGCGACCGGCTTTCCCCATGCGCTGACGGTCGAACTCAGTCTCGATCATCGTCTCGAACATCATGAGCGCGTCGACTGCGTCCGCGCCTATGGCTCGAATCACCTCGTCCTCAGAGTCTTGCCAGTACTGAAGTAGATCCTCGATAGCCTCCCCTCTTAGCGATCGGCTGATCAGGCTGGGGGCGAGACTCAAAACTTCCTTCAGGGATTCTGGCGAGCGAAGGACTGCCTTCATTTCATCGGATCTGTACGGAGGGAGCTGCTTGTGGTCGCCAATCATGAGGCGTCGGTGGGAGAGGAGCAGGGGAGAGATCAGCTCTCCGCCGGTAGCCTTCCCTGCCTCCTCTACGATCGTCCAATCGAATTGACCGCGTTCGTCGATCAAACGTTCAAGATCTGGAGCATTTGTCGTTGCGAACACCATGTTGGCGGCGCGCAAGACCACGCCTTCGAATGCACTTCGTGCTTTCAGATCTTTCGTGACCGGCGCCTTTCCGCCACCGGGTGAGCCGGCCATTGATGTAAGGCGCCGCGCTACAGCGGGGGAGGCTTTCGCAGCAAGTGGACTTTTTATTACTCGCGCAATGAGATCGGCTGCCTGCTCAGCTAGGTCGAATTCATCTACGTGCTCCAATTTCTTCCGATTGCGGCAGCGAACAATTAGCGGTGGTTCTGACTCCGAGTTGTTCCCGGACGCGCCAACCACCTCGTGCAAGAGGTGGTCGACCGCAGAGTGGCTCTGTGCAGTTAAGAGCAAGCGAGTTGTCGGCTCATCTTCGAAACGGCGACGTACGAGCTCCTTCACTAAGTGAGTCTTGCCTACGCCAGGCGGGCCTTGGACCAGATAGAGGGGAAGAATTGCCGTCATCTCACAGAGAGCTTCCTGCTTGGCTTTGTCGAGTGCTGCGAAGCTGGCGTCACTAAAGTCGGCGTCGTCCTGGCTGTCGAGCAGTCGCCGGCGTTGATCGACCAGCATTCGAAGGAGCTCATGGTGCTCACAAAGGGAGCTGAGAGCTCGAATGCGCCGCTTGAACTGAGCTAGTGACCCTGCTGACGCACTTGGAACCAAGTACAGGTCCGTCGCAGAGGTCGGCAGTTCCTTGCCGGAAAAGCGGAAGGTCTGGCGCCCGTGCTCGTCGGTGTGGGCTTCTTCGAAGCGCCATTCGCTGTCGACGTAGCCGCGCTCACCAAAACTAGGAGTCTCGGTCAGGGTCCATATGCCCTGAGAGTCTCCCCCATTAGAGTCAGAATCGGACCCTGCGTCGCTGACTAAGCTGCGGAGAAGTCGATCCTTGGCCGACGCCTCGTTGAGAGCGTTTGAGAGCGTTTCGCGGTCGGCATCCGCGCGTAGCTCAAGGACTAGTGAGAGTGCGTCTTCGTCATCGTTGGAATTTCCTTCCTTGGTTAAGACCCGGACCGGGTAGATGTCGGACACGGCGAATGCCAGTTCCACCAATTGGGAAAGCGCTAACGCTCGAGTTAAGCTCTTCTCCGGAGTATCGATGTCGTCCGCAGCTAAAGCTGCTCGCCGCAGTGCGTCCCAGCTCGCAAACTTCTTACGGCTGTGCGGGTTTCCTGCTTCTTTTTGCGTTAGGAGTTGAACCGTTCCCCTCTGCAAAATGAGAGGCGTGTGACCAGAGGTGCTCGGTGGTACGTGGTTAGAGACGCCGTCGCAGTACGCGGCGTCCCAGCTCGGCTCCTGCCCGACGGGGCGAAAAGCGGAAATCTTGTAGGTGAGTTGCTGTCCCTTGAGGAGGAAGCCGCTTACTTCGCTTTGACCAGGCGAAGAAATGGGAAGAGCCATTGCTTCCGTCCCCAGGTCGCCGTCGATGAAGGCGAGCTGCGACTGAACGTCGGAAATTTCAATCTGTTGACCAGACGCGGTTCGAATCGCATCCGACAAGCGAGAGTTATCGCCGAGCCTTACAACAAGTCCATAAAGCACCTCCCTCCGTGCGATGCCCGCTTCTAATCGGCGAGCAATTTCGTCGATTGCCCGACAGAGGCTCTCTCCGTCGAGCGGATCGAGTGGCTCTTTTCCCAGCAGTTGCCGCAACAGTCTCACTTCGGCGGCATCAAGATAGTCGCGCACCTGAGAGGCAGGAACTGACACGTCGTATAGGCGATCGTTGTTAGCATCCAGAAGGGAGGCGGCGAGTACTCCGAGTTTCGACCAGTCTTCGCGGAACGAGTCGAATGTCTCGGCGTCACTCTTCTTGCGGCTAATTTTTTTCGCCGCATGATCGTGGGATGCAAGACGCATCGACCATTCGAAACCGGTCAACTGAAAGTCCGGCTCGCCGTCGCCAGACGTAAGCACCGACCAGTTATCCAAATTTCGATGAAGCAGCCCTTGCGAGTGAAGTGTCTCCATCGCTTCGGCGAGGCGACGAACATTCAGCCAAATTCGCAGACGGTTCGGCGGATTTCGGGGCGTCTTGAGCCATCCACCGGGCGGCTGCGTGTCTAGGACGACTTGCAGTGGCCTCCTTTGCCCTAGGTCGAGCACTAGATAGAAGCCATCTTTGTCTTGCGCAGTGGACAGCAGGGCGGCGATTCGGTCGCCGGCGCCAGGGTAACCGCCGAGACGCTGCAGCTGCCGCAGCTCATGACGCCAGATCTCTTGCAGGTCGGAGTCGTCAACACTCGGCTTACGAAGCCAGTGCTTGATCAGGACGGGGGTGCCGTCGCTCGAAGCCTCTCGAAGCCCTGGCCGACCGGCCGAAAAGTCTGGCTTTACGAATTGGGTCGGCGAAAGCTCGAAGTTGCGAAGGAATCCTTGCTTTCGACGGAGGCGAACTACGGTTTCGGTCCTTTGAGCCACTGCATCTCCCCTAGTCGGATCTCGAAGTACTGACGCCCACATCGGGGCCGCGATACCGTTGAGCCAGCGGCGGCCTCAACTCCCCATCTGATCTTAGGGGGGGCAGGGGCGGGTGGCTAACGTCGGTCGCAGCAGCTCAGTTTCCATTGCACGGTCGATCGGTACGTGAAGCGCACTCGGCGGCCCGCTGCTGCCGATCAGCGTGGTAGATCTTCAGCGCAGGTGAGCCGCCGCCGGAGGAGTGGCGCCAATCGAGCGCTCGATAGGACTGCGCGCGTGTAGCGCTCATAGAACGGCCGGCTCGTGCGCGTCGTCGGCTTGCGGACTGCACTGGCGCGGTCCGGCGCCGAACAATTGACATTTGCGTCCGCCAGGAAGGGCGCGAGGACGATTGGTCCGTGCCCCGTCGCCCTTACGACCCAAGCGAGCTAGACGCTCCGCGGCCCTTCGACGCCGGGCGGGCAAAGCTAATGCGAGCTAGCGGCGCGAGATCTCTCGCTTTCAGCCTATGCCGCATGATCGCGGCGGCATACTTGGCGGTCCGCGGTGGCGGCTAAGCCTGAAGACGGCCAGTTTTGCTGCCAGTGCGAGAAGAGCTCGGTAGACGGTACCGGGCCCGAGCCCACTATCGAGTCGACTGCGAAACAAGAAAAAACGCCGCCCAGTGGGCGGCGCTTCCATACTTCTTCCACGCACGGAGCCGTGGATTGAGCCAAAAACGACATAAGCCGTTGTTTTACTTGGTGGGCGGTGCAGGGTTCGAACCTGCGACCCTTGCCGTGTGAAGGCAATGCTCTACCGCTGAGCTAACCGCCCGGGTGGCCGCGCAGTATAGGGGAGGGCGCTGATGCCGCCAAGCCTTCGCATGGATTTCACGCCGCCACGCGCGTCCGGAGTGCACGCTGCGGGGTCGTACTGACGCTCCCACCCTACGCTGGCGAACTGAGAAGATCGGGCGTCAGCGGCTAGACTCGCCGGCTTTCCCCCGCACCATACCGATGACCCGACCTTCTTCCTTCGATCGTGAGCAGCTTCTGTTCTGCGCACGCGGCGAGATGTTCGGCCCCGGCAATGCCAAGCTGCCGGCGCCGCCGATGCTCATGTTCGACCGCATCACCGAGATCTCCGATCAGGGCGGTCGCTTCAACAAGGGCGTCATCCGCGCCGAGCTCGACATCACGCCGGACCTCTGGTTCTTCCAGTGCCACTTCCTCGGCGATCCGGTGATGCCGGGGTGTCTTGGCGTCGACGCCATGTGGCAGCTCGCGGGTTTCTTCCTGCCGTGGCTGGGTGAGCCGGGCCGTGGTCGCGCACTCGGGGTGGGCGAAGTGAAGTTCAGCGGCCAGGTGCTGCCGGACGCGAAGGTCGTCTCCTACGAAATCGACATCCGCCGCGTCATGCGCGGCAAGCTTGCGCTGGTCATCGCCGACGGCCGCACCTATGTCGATGGCCGCGAGATCTATGTGGCCGAAGGCCTGCGCGTCGGCCTGTTCGGTTCGACGGAGGGTTTCTGATGCAGCGCATCGTCGTCACCGGCATGGGCCTGACGTCGTGCCTCGGGCGCGAGCTCGACGTCGTGTCGGCCTCGCTGCGCGACGGTCGCGCGGGCATTCGCTACATCCCGGAATACGAGGAACTTGGTCTGCGCAGTCGCGTCGCCGGTGATCCGGCCATCGACCTCGACGCGCTGATCGATCGCAAGCTGCGCCGCTTCATGGGCGATGCCGCGGGCCATGCCTACGTCTCCGCCGCCGACGCACTCGCGCATGCGGGCCTCGACGCCGATGCGCTGCGTCATCCGCGTGCGGGCGTGATCGCCGGTTCCGGCGGTGGTTCCGCACAGTGGCAGATCGAAACCGGTGAGCTGCTCAAGACCAAGGGCGTGCGTCGCATCGGGCCGTACATGGTGCCGCGCACGATGTGCTCGACCGTGTCGGCTGC
This region includes:
- a CDS encoding AAA domain-containing protein encodes the protein MAQRTETVVRLRRKQGFLRNFELSPTQFVKPDFSAGRPGLREASSDGTPVLIKHWLRKPSVDDSDLQEIWRHELRQLQRLGGYPGAGDRIAALLSTAQDKDGFYLVLDLGQRRPLQVVLDTQPPGGWLKTPRNPPNRLRIWLNVRRLAEAMETLHSQGLLHRNLDNWSVLTSGDGEPDFQLTGFEWSMRLASHDHAAKKISRKKSDAETFDSFREDWSKLGVLAASLLDANNDRLYDVSVPASQVRDYLDAAEVRLLRQLLGKEPLDPLDGESLCRAIDEIARRLEAGIARREVLYGLVVRLGDNSRLSDAIRTASGQQIEISDVQSQLAFIDGDLGTEAMALPISSPGQSEVSGFLLKGQQLTYKISAFRPVGQEPSWDAAYCDGVSNHVPPSTSGHTPLILQRGTVQLLTQKEAGNPHSRKKFASWDALRRAALAADDIDTPEKSLTRALALSQLVELAFAVSDIYPVRVLTKEGNSNDDEDALSLVLELRADADRETLSNALNEASAKDRLLRSLVSDAGSDSDSNGGDSQGIWTLTETPSFGERGYVDSEWRFEEAHTDEHGRQTFRFSGKELPTSATDLYLVPSASAGSLAQFKRRIRALSSLCEHHELLRMLVDQRRRLLDSQDDADFSDASFAALDKAKQEALCEMTAILPLYLVQGPPGVGKTHLVKELVRRRFEDEPTTRLLLTAQSHSAVDHLLHEVVGASGNNSESEPPLIVRCRNRKKLEHVDEFDLAEQAADLIARVIKSPLAAKASPAVARRLTSMAGSPGGGKAPVTKDLKARSAFEGVVLRAANMVFATTNAPDLERLIDERGQFDWTIVEEAGKATGGELISPLLLSHRRLMIGDHKQLPPYRSDEMKAVLRSPESLKEVLSLAPSLISRSLRGEAIEDLLQYWQDSEDEVIRAIGADAVDALMMFETMIETEFDRQRMGKAGRRIARSLTLQHRMHPQIASVISRVFYDDALHTDENRAARFVSEAAPVTRKPGSKLPGTPITLVTIPDVQSEQGQSEGESLPPWSNKREVQAVEWVLEQLRAVPGTSPSLAVLSPYARQVEALRRSIARSDERFPHLEAFRKANDATTFCGTVDSFQGSEADVVVVSLVRNNPYTKPSKALGFLTDARRMNVLLSRAKHQLILVGSIDFIRSVTEQMSGAAADRYEFLRTFIQALDEGVSNRSIATVKFEEVEASRHG
- the fabA gene encoding 3-hydroxyacyl-[acyl-carrier-protein] dehydratase FabA — its product is MTRPSSFDREQLLFCARGEMFGPGNAKLPAPPMLMFDRITEISDQGGRFNKGVIRAELDITPDLWFFQCHFLGDPVMPGCLGVDAMWQLAGFFLPWLGEPGRGRALGVGEVKFSGQVLPDAKVVSYEIDIRRVMRGKLALVIADGRTYVDGREIYVAEGLRVGLFGSTEGF